A stretch of Deltaproteobacteria bacterium DNA encodes these proteins:
- the merA gene encoding mercury(II) reductase produces the protein MDKYDLVIIGGGAGGFGAAIKANDLGAGTAMINTGLPLGGTCVNVGCVPSKALLYAGEVLHAVDHHGVPGIGLSRDTFDFPTVVRAELDMVEEMRGEKYEHVLKGLENITFLDGKGKFVSPNQVEVNGNIVEGEKFLVATGSTARVPDIEGIEDTGFLTHIEALKLRRLPKDMIVIGAGAVGLEFSQMYSRFGTRVTLLRRSRSIYRGTEPELAVRLRELLEGEGISITLGVEYRKAWVKNGRKHLSYLSGGKEVVVSGDEILLAAGKDPNTNGLALDIAGVKTNGKGAITVNGFMQTSQPHIFAAGDVVDLPRRLETTAGREGTLGAQNALSGTEHGIDYDTVPYTVFTDPQLSGVGLTEEELMEREGICSCRTVSFEKIPKAIITGRTEGLIRMVINPKTRRIRGVHFLSNQSSELASVAMTLIRNKNTIDDVIESMPVFPSMAESIKLAAVSFTRDISGISCCV, from the coding sequence ATGGACAAGTATGATCTGGTCATTATCGGCGGCGGGGCCGGCGGCTTCGGGGCTGCCATAAAGGCCAATGATCTTGGTGCCGGGACGGCCATGATCAACACGGGACTACCCCTGGGAGGGACCTGTGTGAACGTCGGTTGCGTCCCCTCCAAGGCGCTGCTGTATGCCGGAGAGGTCCTCCATGCAGTGGATCATCATGGCGTCCCCGGGATAGGGCTGTCCAGAGATACGTTCGATTTCCCCACCGTGGTCCGGGCCGAACTGGATATGGTGGAAGAAATGCGCGGTGAAAAGTACGAGCATGTACTCAAAGGGCTTGAGAACATCACGTTTCTTGATGGAAAGGGGAAATTCGTCTCGCCCAATCAGGTTGAGGTCAACGGAAATATTGTCGAGGGGGAGAAGTTCCTCGTCGCCACCGGGTCCACAGCCAGGGTTCCTGACATCGAGGGGATTGAAGACACAGGCTTCCTGACCCATATCGAGGCCCTGAAGTTAAGGCGCCTACCAAAGGACATGATCGTGATCGGCGCCGGGGCGGTGGGCCTGGAGTTTTCCCAGATGTACTCCAGGTTCGGAACCCGGGTGACCCTGCTCAGGCGTTCAAGGTCGATATACAGGGGAACGGAGCCGGAGCTGGCGGTCAGGCTCCGTGAACTCCTCGAAGGCGAAGGGATCTCCATCACCCTGGGTGTCGAATACCGGAAGGCGTGGGTGAAAAACGGCAGGAAACACCTTTCCTATCTTTCAGGCGGCAAGGAAGTGGTCGTGAGCGGTGACGAGATCCTGCTGGCGGCTGGAAAGGATCCGAACACAAACGGCCTTGCCCTCGACATTGCCGGTGTAAAGACCAATGGAAAGGGGGCTATTACCGTCAACGGGTTCATGCAGACTTCGCAGCCCCATATCTTCGCCGCCGGTGACGTCGTGGATCTGCCGCGGCGCCTCGAGACCACCGCCGGCCGCGAGGGGACGCTGGGCGCCCAAAACGCCCTGAGCGGGACGGAACACGGCATAGACTATGACACTGTCCCATACACGGTATTCACCGACCCGCAGCTTTCAGGCGTCGGCCTCACGGAGGAAGAGCTGATGGAACGTGAAGGCATCTGCTCCTGCAGGACCGTTTCTTTCGAAAAAATCCCCAAGGCCATCATCACGGGACGCACCGAGGGGTTGATCAGGATGGTGATAAACCCGAAGACGAGGCGAATCCGCGGCGTACACTTCCTGTCGAATCAGTCTTCGGAGTTGGCTTCCGTGGCCATGACGCTGATCAGGAACAAAAACACCATCGACGACGTCATCGAGTCCATGCCCGTGTTCCCGAGCATGGCCGAATCTATAAAACTCGCAGCCGTCTCGTTCACCCGGGACATCTCGGGTATCTCGTGCTGCGTATAA
- a CDS encoding heavy-metal-associated domain-containing protein, producing MKRSLAGVEGVKEVDVSLKERKAWLTVDESVADEVLEKAVEESGFKGKVIRREPAAGS from the coding sequence GTGAAACGGTCCCTGGCAGGGGTCGAAGGCGTAAAAGAAGTGGATGTTTCGTTAAAGGAAAGAAAGGCGTGGTTGACCGTGGATGAGAGTGTTGCCGACGAGGTTCTGGAAAAGGCCGTCGAGGAAAGCGGGTTCAAGGGAAAGGTCATCCGGAGAGAGCCGGCCGCGGGAAGTTAG
- a CDS encoding MerR family DNA-binding protein produces the protein MKFMTTGKVSKQTGVGVETVRFYEKSGLIDKPPRTESGYRQYPASTVIRIRFIKRAKELGFTLREIKELLNLRLDPMTTCDDVRQVAEEKLRNVRAKIQSLQGIEKGLSELIGVCAVGGPDGECPILEALGPDWHPSEQIRDRIMPKSTKNVEV, from the coding sequence ATGAAGTTTATGACAACAGGAAAAGTGTCCAAACAGACGGGTGTTGGGGTGGAAACGGTTCGTTTCTATGAGAAGAGTGGGTTGATCGACAAGCCGCCGCGGACTGAATCGGGTTACAGGCAATATCCGGCAAGTACCGTTATCAGAATCCGGTTCATCAAACGCGCCAAGGAACTGGGTTTTACACTCAGAGAGATAAAGGAGCTGCTCAATCTCAGGCTGGATCCAATGACCACCTGCGATGACGTCAGACAGGTGGCGGAGGAAAAGTTACGAAATGTCCGGGCAAAGATCCAATCCCTGCAGGGGATAGAAAAGGGTCTCAGCGAGCTGATTGGCGTCTGTGCCGTTGGCGGGCCGGATGGAGAATGTCCTATCCTGGAGGCTTTGGGACCGGATTGGCATCCTTCAGAGCAGATTCGGGACAGGATAATGCCGAAAAGCACAAAAAATGTGGAGGTATGA
- a CDS encoding methyltransferase domain-containing protein, translating into MSTIKLTIGDRREIERSIRKKYNRVARSPEGSFKYPTGRAGMKGLNYPPEVMDALPESVASSYCGVGNPFSLGQIHEGESVLDIGCGGGVDTMAAGIMAGPGGNAVGIDVTPEMVDRAKANLAHTGLTNVSFESVSAEDLPFEDSSFDVVISNGALNLVVDKLRAYSGIFRVLKPGGRLMMVDQVLTGELPEDREAMVKSWFK; encoded by the coding sequence ATGTCTACAATAAAACTTACCATTGGTGACAGAAGAGAGATCGAAAGAAGCATCCGGAAAAAATACAACCGGGTCGCCCGGAGTCCGGAGGGTTCCTTTAAATATCCCACAGGACGGGCCGGGATGAAGGGCCTCAATTACCCTCCCGAGGTGATGGACGCCCTTCCCGAATCCGTGGCGTCATCCTACTGCGGCGTCGGGAACCCATTCTCCCTGGGACAGATCCATGAAGGCGAGTCTGTCCTTGACATCGGCTGCGGCGGCGGCGTCGACACCATGGCGGCCGGGATCATGGCCGGTCCCGGCGGAAACGCCGTCGGTATTGACGTGACTCCCGAGATGGTGGACCGGGCGAAAGCCAACCTTGCACACACCGGATTGACCAACGTGTCGTTTGAATCGGTCTCCGCTGAGGATCTTCCCTTTGAGGACTCGTCGTTCGACGTAGTGATCTCCAACGGGGCCCTGAATCTGGTGGTTGACAAGCTCCGTGCGTATTCGGGCATCTTTCGGGTCCTGAAACCGGGCGGCCGTCTGATGATGGTCGACCAGGTCCTGACGGGAGAGCTGCCGGAAGACAGGGAAGCCATGGTGAAGAGCTGGTTCAAGTGA
- a CDS encoding metalloregulator ArsR/SmtB family transcription factor: MVSKRKFKDSIYEQLARIGKAVSSPKRLELLDLLCQSDRTVEYLSSETGMTVANTSRHLHVLSAARLVEGEREGQYVRYRLPDMAVCDFYLNMRMLAERRLAEVQQITSQFLEDRGALEAIDRESLLKRVRAGEVMVLDVRPAEEYSAGHITGAISIPLKELAERLSELPKDQEIAAYCRGPYCVLAVEAVEMLRTNGFHAVRLEDGVQDWLAHGFSVEVRKRRCAKG; the protein is encoded by the coding sequence ATGGTCTCTAAACGAAAATTCAAGGATTCTATTTATGAACAGCTTGCTCGTATCGGCAAGGCTGTTTCAAGCCCGAAACGACTGGAGCTGTTGGACTTGCTCTGCCAGAGCGACCGCACGGTGGAGTATCTCTCATCGGAAACCGGGATGACCGTGGCCAACACATCCCGGCATCTCCATGTTCTGAGCGCCGCTCGGTTGGTCGAGGGTGAAAGAGAAGGTCAATATGTCAGGTACCGCCTACCCGACATGGCAGTCTGCGACTTCTATCTGAATATGCGTATGCTGGCAGAGAGACGACTTGCTGAAGTCCAGCAGATCACGAGTCAGTTTCTTGAAGATCGCGGAGCCCTGGAGGCTATCGACAGGGAATCGTTGCTGAAACGCGTTCGGGCAGGTGAGGTGATGGTCCTGGACGTACGCCCGGCAGAGGAGTACAGCGCAGGTCATATTACCGGTGCGATCTCTATTCCACTCAAGGAACTGGCGGAGCGCCTCTCTGAACTGCCAAAGGATCAGGAGATCGCAGCCTACTGCAGGGGTCCATACTGCGTCCTGGCCGTGGAGGCTGTAGAGATGCTAAGAACAAATGGATTCCATGCGGTGCGTCTGGAAGATGGGGTCCAGGATTGGCTCGCCCATGGGTTCTCTGTGGAAGTGCGGAAACGTCGGTGTGCCAAAGGCTAG
- a CDS encoding cysteine desulfurase: MKSEIYLDYNASTPIAPEVTEAMHPYLAGHYGNPSSLHFAGVPAKAALERARGQVSALIGCAPGEVVFTSGGSESNNHAIKGTFFACEGSRKHVITTAVEHPAVIEPVRFLQRLGAEVSIVPVDKYGVVDPDDIRKEIRRETILVSVMHANNEVGTIEPVEEISRITREYGIPFHTDAAQSVGKIPVDVNSLGVDLLTIAGHKLYAPKGLGALYVRQGTKLESFVHGAGHEGGRRAGTESVLLAVGLGKACEIAPDFMNEEVRLLRDLLFEKLKEAFGDDIVLNGHPEMRLPNTLNVSFSGKMGSAVLDRLDGVAASTGSACHAGETALSPVQKAMGVSEETGLGAVRFSLGRMTRRDEILEVVERLRHF; this comes from the coding sequence ATGAAAAGCGAAATCTATCTCGATTACAATGCCAGCACGCCCATAGCCCCGGAAGTGACCGAAGCGATGCATCCTTACCTGGCCGGCCACTACGGGAATCCCTCTTCGCTTCATTTCGCTGGAGTTCCGGCGAAGGCGGCCCTGGAAAGAGCAAGGGGACAGGTGTCGGCCCTGATCGGCTGCGCACCCGGAGAGGTAGTCTTCACGAGCGGGGGGAGCGAGAGTAACAATCACGCCATCAAGGGAACCTTCTTTGCCTGCGAAGGGAGCCGAAAACATGTTATCACCACCGCCGTGGAACATCCGGCGGTTATCGAACCGGTCAGGTTCCTGCAAAGGCTGGGAGCTGAGGTGTCCATCGTCCCTGTGGATAAATATGGTGTGGTCGACCCGGACGATATCAGGAAGGAGATCAGGAGAGAGACCATTCTCGTATCGGTCATGCACGCCAACAACGAGGTGGGAACGATAGAGCCCGTAGAGGAGATATCCAGGATCACCAGGGAGTACGGGATACCATTCCATACGGATGCGGCACAGTCGGTGGGAAAGATCCCGGTAGATGTGAACTCCCTGGGGGTGGACCTTCTCACAATCGCCGGGCACAAGCTTTACGCGCCGAAAGGGTTGGGAGCGCTTTACGTTCGTCAAGGGACGAAGCTCGAGTCGTTTGTCCATGGTGCGGGGCACGAAGGTGGGAGGAGAGCGGGCACAGAGAGCGTGCTTCTCGCCGTCGGGCTTGGTAAGGCGTGCGAGATCGCACCGGATTTCATGAACGAGGAGGTGCGTCTTTTGAGGGATCTTCTCTTCGAGAAACTCAAGGAGGCTTTCGGTGACGATATAGTTCTGAACGGCCATCCGGAGATGCGTTTGCCGAACACCCTTAACGTGAGCTTCAGTGGTAAGATGGGAAGTGCGGTCTTGGATCGCCTGGATGGTGTCGCCGCTTCCACCGGGTCCGCGTGCCATGCCGGCGAAACTGCTCTATCTCCGGTTCAAAAGGCTATGGGAGTTTCTGAAGAGACGGGACTGGGGGCAGTGAGGTTCAGCCTGGGGCGGATGACGAGAAGGGATGAAATCCTGGAGGTCGTTGAGCGGCTGAGACATTTTTAA
- a CDS encoding PLP-dependent transferase, which produces MKKKYDLSTRCVHTGEGGDAEGSPHTPIYNTTTFGFESTADLLDVVEGRKDGNLYTRYGLNPTIRNLEAKLASLENTEAAFVFASGMAAEAALFFTHGRNGIVCMGNAYGGTLALLTEQLPLVGINTYMLMGEEVGQLENILKKNPGLVFFETPTNPTMEIFDIREISKLAHSYGAIVAVDNTFASPVNQQVIELGADIAVHSATKYIGGHSDITGGVVMGPKELLEPIAPWRKNLGQMMAPETAALFARSLRTLPIRVQRQNSTAFTVARALKEHPRIKRVLYPGLEDFPQHELASSQMSGFGGMITIEVAGSGEDATKLVDNLELFLIAPSLGGAESLVTQPMTTTHHGLSPEERLERGITDSMVRISIGMEAEEDLIEDLFCALENL; this is translated from the coding sequence ATGAAGAAGAAATACGATCTTTCAACACGATGTGTCCACACCGGGGAGGGGGGAGACGCCGAAGGGTCGCCTCACACCCCGATCTACAACACGACAACTTTCGGCTTCGAATCCACAGCCGACCTTCTCGACGTGGTGGAAGGCAGAAAAGATGGGAATTTATATACCCGGTACGGCCTTAATCCGACGATCCGGAATCTCGAGGCAAAACTGGCGAGCCTGGAAAATACCGAAGCCGCGTTCGTTTTCGCCTCGGGAATGGCCGCTGAGGCGGCTCTCTTTTTCACCCACGGCCGGAACGGGATAGTCTGCATGGGAAACGCCTATGGAGGTACACTGGCACTTCTCACCGAACAGCTTCCCCTCGTGGGCATAAACACCTACATGCTCATGGGAGAAGAGGTCGGGCAGCTTGAAAATATATTGAAAAAGAACCCCGGACTCGTGTTTTTCGAAACTCCCACGAACCCTACCATGGAGATATTCGACATCCGGGAGATATCGAAACTGGCTCACTCATATGGCGCAATCGTGGCAGTGGACAACACCTTTGCCTCCCCGGTCAACCAGCAGGTAATTGAACTGGGTGCGGACATTGCGGTTCACAGCGCCACCAAGTACATAGGGGGACATAGTGATATTACCGGCGGTGTCGTAATGGGTCCCAAGGAACTCCTGGAACCGATCGCTCCGTGGCGAAAGAACCTGGGCCAGATGATGGCTCCCGAAACTGCGGCTCTTTTTGCGAGAAGCCTGAGAACATTACCTATCCGTGTCCAGCGGCAGAACAGCACCGCCTTCACTGTGGCCAGGGCGTTAAAGGAACATCCCAGGATAAAACGTGTTCTTTATCCGGGCCTGGAGGACTTTCCACAGCATGAACTCGCGAGTTCCCAGATGTCGGGGTTTGGCGGGATGATCACAATTGAGGTTGCCGGCTCCGGTGAGGATGCAACGAAGCTCGTGGACAATCTTGAACTTTTCCTGATCGCTCCAAGCCTCGGCGGCGCGGAGAGCCTGGTCACCCAGCCCATGACCACCACCCACCACGGATTATCACCGGAGGAACGGTTGGAGAGGGGGATCACCGATTCCATGGTCCGAATCTCCATAGGGATGGAGGCGGAGGAGGACCTTATAGAGGATTTATTTTGTGCACTGGAAAACCTTTAA
- a CDS encoding CBS domain-containing protein codes for MVATIRDILQEKGSAVWHVGPKATAYEALEVMAEKNVGALPVIDGETLIGIFSERDYARKVILKGKSSRETLVKELMTREVYTVAPDDSINDCMALMSLAHARHIPVLESGRLVGIVSIGDIVKVIIREQHVKIKDLETYISGGYFGSKS; via the coding sequence ATGGTTGCGACAATAAGGGATATCCTGCAGGAGAAAGGCTCTGCAGTGTGGCACGTCGGACCGAAGGCCACCGCGTACGAAGCTCTCGAGGTTATGGCTGAGAAGAACGTGGGAGCGTTGCCCGTCATTGACGGTGAAACGCTCATCGGGATCTTCTCGGAACGCGATTACGCAAGAAAGGTCATCCTGAAAGGAAAATCATCCAGAGAAACACTGGTCAAGGAGTTGATGACCCGGGAAGTATACACGGTGGCTCCTGATGACAGCATCAACGATTGTATGGCACTGATGTCACTCGCCCATGCCCGACACATACCGGTGCTTGAAAGCGGCCGACTGGTCGGTATCGTCAGTATCGGTGATATCGTCAAGGTGATCATCAGGGAGCAGCACGTCAAAATAAAGGATCTCGAAACATACATTTCGGGCGGCTACTTCGGGTCCAAAAGCTGA
- the pabB gene encoding aminodeoxychorismate synthase component I: MASKIRWEKIEGPLTEKRLQRHGTVLLESQLRSRENMRSFLLSDPLDVIMCQEPGHVSDCLDSLDDTLKQGYAVAGFISYEAGLALAHGQKSVRLHDFPLLWLGIYDRLSFTDAPLLLSRAAPRIPLIHMDGTLIDVTREEFRDAVKSIRKLIEEGDAYQVNYTVRLLAHALQPPLTIYRYLRQSHPVPYGGFLNYGPFSLITQSPELFLKKNGQTLETKPMKGTMPRAAEMEKDRCLGNDLRHSEKDRAENLMIADLMRNDLGRIAVPGSVEVFDAFRVEPLNTLFQMTTGVRAEVEQGVTAGGILRATFPPGSITGAPKVRAMQIISDLEKNPRKAYTGAVGLFLPDGDLVLNVAIRTMIVKEDGSFELGIGSGIVYDSSFESEYDETLLKSRFLHHGHRYLELLETILLIPGSGLHYLHEHLDRMRRSSRTLAFPFSRQDAIKALEVFLGEDPPGPAVVRLRLNRRGDFSVDISPLEPLTSGGKTMVGISSVRMDPADKLLRHKTTSRELFDRELAAGREKNVVEILFMNNNGYLTEGTFTNLFVFDGSGWLTPDVSCGLLPGIWRDEFIRETGASERRLVINDLKSAERVVIGNSVRGMLEVEEVVDEEGSTVFRRPE; encoded by the coding sequence TTGGCATCGAAGATCCGCTGGGAAAAAATCGAGGGACCTCTTACCGAAAAGCGGCTCCAACGGCACGGCACCGTCCTCCTCGAGAGCCAGCTGAGGAGCCGGGAAAACATGAGGTCCTTTCTCCTCTCAGACCCCCTGGATGTCATCATGTGTCAAGAGCCGGGCCACGTTAGTGATTGCCTGGATTCTTTGGATGACACACTCAAACAGGGCTATGCAGTCGCAGGCTTCATAAGCTATGAGGCCGGACTGGCCCTGGCCCATGGCCAGAAAAGTGTCAGGCTGCATGATTTTCCCCTGCTCTGGCTGGGCATTTACGACCGCCTGTCGTTTACCGACGCTCCCCTTCTTCTCTCCCGCGCCGCTCCTCGGATTCCACTGATCCATATGGACGGGACCTTAATTGATGTTACCCGAGAGGAATTTCGCGACGCGGTTAAAAGCATAAGGAAGCTTATTGAAGAAGGTGACGCTTACCAGGTCAACTACACCGTACGTTTGCTGGCACATGCTCTTCAGCCGCCCCTGACCATCTATCGGTACCTCCGGCAGAGTCATCCGGTCCCCTACGGGGGCTTTCTCAACTACGGCCCTTTCTCACTCATCACCCAGTCGCCGGAGCTTTTCCTGAAAAAGAACGGACAGACCCTCGAGACAAAACCCATGAAGGGAACAATGCCCAGGGCTGCGGAGATGGAAAAAGACCGGTGTCTGGGAAATGACCTGCGGCACAGCGAGAAGGACCGGGCGGAAAACCTCATGATCGCCGATCTCATGCGCAACGACCTGGGAAGGATCGCCGTCCCGGGCAGCGTGGAAGTTTTCGATGCTTTCAGGGTGGAACCGTTAAACACCCTGTTTCAGATGACTACCGGAGTCCGCGCTGAAGTTGAACAGGGGGTTACCGCCGGTGGTATTCTCAGGGCAACATTCCCGCCCGGCTCGATCACCGGTGCTCCCAAGGTGCGGGCAATGCAGATCATATCTGATCTGGAGAAGAATCCGAGGAAAGCTTACACAGGTGCAGTAGGACTTTTTCTCCCTGATGGTGATCTGGTGCTGAACGTCGCCATCAGGACCATGATCGTAAAGGAGGACGGTTCCTTCGAGCTTGGGATAGGCAGCGGGATCGTTTATGACTCATCATTCGAGTCCGAATACGATGAAACCCTCCTGAAATCGAGATTTCTCCACCACGGACACCGTTATCTGGAACTGCTGGAAACGATACTTCTAATCCCCGGCTCCGGCCTCCACTATCTCCATGAACACCTCGACAGGATGCGGCGCTCATCAAGGACCCTTGCGTTTCCCTTCTCCCGGCAGGATGCGATCAAGGCGCTGGAAGTATTTCTGGGCGAGGACCCCCCGGGGCCTGCCGTCGTAAGGCTGCGTCTGAACAGGCGAGGTGACTTTTCTGTAGATATATCACCGCTCGAGCCCCTGACATCCGGGGGGAAAACCATGGTCGGCATAAGCTCCGTCCGGATGGACCCGGCAGACAAGCTACTCCGTCACAAAACGACATCGAGAGAGCTTTTCGACAGGGAACTGGCGGCAGGAAGAGAGAAGAACGTGGTTGAGATCCTTTTCATGAATAATAATGGCTATCTCACCGAGGGAACCTTCACAAATCTCTTTGTTTTCGACGGATCCGGCTGGCTTACACCGGATGTTTCCTGCGGGCTGCTCCCCGGGATCTGGAGAGACGAGTTCATCAGGGAAACGGGGGCCTCTGAAAGACGCCTTGTCATAAATGACCTGAAGTCCGCCGAGAGAGTGGTCATCGGCAACTCCGTCCGGGGGATGCTGGAAGTCGAAGAAGTCGTTGATGAAGAGGGCTCAACCGTATTCAGAAGGCCCGAATAA
- a CDS encoding PAS domain S-box protein: protein MRERAKELAASFVQHEIVSKMTGYDLITPKKGAEYDRFTKLVESIHFGLDVKQVKFWNSDYEVVWSYDRSIVGKKFPDQPPLKKALHGEISTKIDTYKNEEGYERGLGQLLEMYIPIVFPGDKKIRVVVETYQGLSVLTNDIGRQKKDIWMLTGAGFGLLSILLFGIFKSGTDRIAAQTRTITQSEEKYRNLVQSARDAIITVDHEGRIIMFNRAAEMIFDRDAKTVLGNSVEVLIPEKFRDAHRTGMERFFLSGESTVEGATLDLTGLKSTGEEFYVEVSLSASMEGDKRIVAAILRDVTERKIIQDQLIESEKQAFVTIVASSIGHELNNILAGLRGYSQMLLERTYDKEYVRKCAEIFNVQTERLASHANNLLSIGKPREPVMVPVEINRIIENVTEMLTISGILKMYTIEKNYSDRLPKIQGDSYLLEQVIRNLEINAAHAMVSGGILKLSSRLSNEGSHVEFTVADTGHGIAEDRRQLIFLPFFTTKKNGKGTGLGMFIIEKIVEQHKGYINLDSHVGVGTAITIGLPVSSGEET, encoded by the coding sequence ATGCGTGAGCGCGCGAAGGAACTCGCTGCCAGCTTCGTCCAACATGAGATCGTCTCGAAGATGACGGGATACGACCTCATTACACCAAAAAAAGGGGCTGAGTACGACAGGTTCACAAAATTGGTGGAAAGCATCCATTTTGGTTTAGACGTAAAACAGGTCAAGTTCTGGAACAGCGATTATGAAGTTGTATGGTCCTATGACAGGTCCATCGTGGGCAAGAAATTTCCTGACCAGCCGCCGCTTAAAAAGGCTCTTCATGGAGAGATTTCCACTAAGATTGACACGTATAAAAACGAGGAAGGGTACGAGCGGGGGCTGGGCCAGCTGCTCGAAATGTATATCCCAATCGTATTTCCAGGTGATAAGAAGATTCGGGTTGTAGTGGAAACTTACCAGGGTCTCTCTGTCCTGACCAACGATATCGGGCGTCAAAAAAAGGACATCTGGATGCTCACTGGAGCCGGTTTCGGACTTCTTTCCATTCTCCTTTTCGGTATTTTCAAAAGTGGCACGGACAGAATTGCCGCCCAGACCAGGACGATTACCCAATCCGAGGAGAAATATCGGAACCTGGTGCAATCTGCCAGGGACGCCATCATTACGGTTGATCACGAAGGTAGAATAATCATGTTTAACCGTGCGGCAGAGATGATTTTTGACCGTGACGCAAAAACCGTGCTGGGAAACTCTGTAGAGGTACTCATACCTGAAAAATTCAGAGATGCTCATCGCACGGGAATGGAGCGGTTTTTCCTGTCCGGCGAGTCAACTGTCGAGGGAGCGACCCTCGATCTGACCGGTCTTAAAAGCACCGGAGAGGAGTTTTATGTTGAGGTGTCTCTCTCGGCTTCCATGGAAGGGGACAAAAGGATCGTTGCAGCAATTTTGCGAGACGTAACGGAACGAAAAATCATACAGGACCAATTGATCGAGTCTGAAAAACAGGCTTTCGTTACCATCGTCGCCAGCAGTATCGGACACGAGCTTAACAACATTCTTGCAGGCCTGCGGGGATATTCCCAAATGCTTCTGGAAAGAACGTATGACAAGGAATATGTTCGCAAATGCGCAGAGATTTTCAACGTACAGACTGAACGTCTTGCTTCGCATGCCAACAACCTGCTTTCCATAGGCAAGCCCCGCGAGCCGGTCATGGTACCGGTCGAGATCAATCGGATCATTGAGAACGTAACAGAAATGCTAACCATAAGCGGCATCCTCAAGATGTATACAATTGAGAAAAATTATTCCGATAGATTGCCGAAAATCCAGGGTGACTCCTATTTGCTTGAGCAAGTGATAAGGAACCTTGAGATAAACGCCGCCCACGCAATGGTGAGTGGTGGAATTTTGAAGTTGAGCTCCAGGTTGTCTAATGAAGGTTCTCATGTTGAATTCACCGTGGCCGATACAGGGCATGGGATCGCTGAGGACAGACGGCAATTGATCTTCCTCCCCTTCTTTACAACCAAGAAGAATGGGAAAGGAACCGGCCTCGGAATGTTCATCATCGAAAAAATAGTTGAACAGCACAAGGGCTACATAAACCTGGACAGCCATGTGGGAGTCGGCACGGCTATTACCATCGGACTGCCTGTAAGTAGCGGGGAAGAGACATAA